A section of the Mesorhizobium loti genome encodes:
- a CDS encoding xanthine dehydrogenase family protein molybdopterin-binding subunit, translating to MTVVTPKFGMGASVLRREDAAFIQGQGRYTDDIKPAGVLHGYVLRSPVAKASFRIGSTEAAKQAPGVHLVLTGKDLAHLGDLKSGVMQAQPDGTKAPTRDIPILCRDRVNYVGDAVAFVVADSRALAQDAAELIDVDYDGEDAASGTATALAEGTPLVWPELGSNRAFTYHMGDSAKTKAAFAKAAHVTRIEFVNNRLVCNYMEPRSAIGEWNVEENRLVLTTGSQGVHSMQYILASLFKIKKDRLRVITPDVGGGFGPKSFVYREYPLVLEAAKRLGRPVKWACDRTEHFLTDAQGRDNAVTAEMAMDKDGRFLGMKVALLANIGAYVSQYGPFIPYIGVTMSTGVYDIQALDVSVTGLYTNTCPVDAYRGAGRPEAAFLLEKLVDACAHDLGLPVDEIRRRNFIRPEQFPYRTQTGRLYDNGEFEGHMDRAIERSGWKTFAQRLEQSKSAGKIRGIGMATYIEACAFPGSEPAFVELNGDGTVTLKIGTQTNGQGHATAYAQFLSEKLNLDIDKIHVRQGDTDELKSGGGTGGSRSIPLGGVSASRAGEDLANKIKRIAADELEASAGDIELADGVARIVGTDRAIDFSSIAKAAKNPDDLKGFGEFVQDECTYPNGTHICEVEIDPDTGTTDIVRYTIVDDFGVTVNPILLAGQVHGGVVQGIGQALTEETIYGEDGQLLTASFMDYAMPRADNFPFFYFETRNVPSTTNALGIKGAGEAGTIGSTPAALNAVTDALWRAYGIRHIEMPATPARIWAAIRGASPT from the coding sequence ATGACCGTCGTCACACCGAAATTCGGCATGGGCGCTTCCGTGCTGCGGCGCGAGGATGCGGCATTCATCCAGGGACAGGGCCGCTATACTGATGATATCAAGCCGGCCGGCGTCTTGCATGGCTATGTCCTGCGATCGCCGGTCGCCAAGGCAAGCTTCAGAATCGGCTCGACGGAAGCGGCTAAGCAAGCACCCGGCGTCCATCTGGTGCTGACTGGCAAGGATCTCGCTCATCTTGGCGATCTCAAGTCCGGTGTCATGCAGGCACAGCCGGACGGCACCAAGGCGCCGACGCGCGACATTCCGATCCTGTGCCGGGACCGCGTCAACTATGTCGGCGATGCCGTTGCTTTTGTGGTCGCCGACAGCCGTGCCCTGGCGCAGGACGCCGCCGAACTGATCGATGTCGACTACGACGGCGAGGACGCCGCTTCCGGCACGGCGACGGCACTTGCCGAAGGCACGCCGCTGGTCTGGCCGGAACTCGGTTCCAACCGTGCCTTCACCTACCACATGGGCGACAGCGCGAAGACGAAGGCGGCCTTCGCCAAGGCGGCTCATGTCACCCGCATCGAATTCGTCAACAACCGGCTGGTCTGCAACTATATGGAGCCGCGCTCGGCGATAGGCGAATGGAATGTCGAGGAAAACCGCCTTGTGCTGACCACCGGGTCGCAGGGCGTGCATTCCATGCAGTACATCCTGGCGAGCCTGTTCAAGATCAAGAAGGACCGGCTGCGCGTCATCACGCCCGATGTCGGCGGCGGGTTCGGGCCGAAGAGCTTCGTCTACCGGGAATATCCGTTGGTGCTCGAGGCCGCTAAGCGGCTCGGCCGCCCGGTGAAATGGGCCTGCGACCGTACCGAACATTTCCTCACCGACGCGCAAGGCCGCGACAACGCCGTTACGGCTGAAATGGCCATGGACAAGGATGGCCGCTTCCTCGGCATGAAGGTCGCGCTGCTCGCCAATATCGGCGCCTATGTCTCGCAATACGGCCCGTTCATCCCCTATATCGGCGTCACCATGTCGACCGGCGTCTATGACATCCAGGCGCTCGATGTTTCGGTGACCGGTCTCTACACCAACACCTGCCCGGTCGACGCCTATCGCGGCGCCGGCCGGCCCGAAGCGGCGTTCTTGCTGGAAAAGCTGGTCGATGCCTGCGCCCATGATCTCGGCCTGCCTGTCGACGAAATCCGCCGCCGCAACTTCATCCGACCCGAGCAATTCCCTTATCGCACGCAGACCGGCCGCCTGTACGACAATGGTGAATTCGAAGGCCATATGGACCGCGCCATCGAACGGTCCGGTTGGAAGACGTTTGCGCAGCGGCTGGAGCAGTCGAAGAGCGCCGGCAAGATCCGCGGCATCGGCATGGCGACCTATATCGAGGCTTGCGCCTTCCCGGGCTCCGAACCCGCCTTTGTCGAACTCAACGGCGACGGCACGGTGACGCTCAAGATCGGCACCCAGACGAACGGCCAAGGGCATGCCACCGCCTATGCACAGTTCCTGTCGGAAAAGCTCAATCTCGACATCGACAAGATCCATGTCCGCCAGGGCGACACCGACGAATTGAAGTCGGGCGGCGGTACCGGCGGCTCTCGGTCCATTCCATTGGGAGGTGTATCGGCTTCCCGCGCGGGCGAGGACCTTGCCAACAAGATCAAGCGCATCGCGGCCGACGAGCTGGAAGCCTCGGCCGGCGATATCGAACTGGCCGATGGGGTTGCCCGCATCGTCGGTACCGACCGCGCGATCGATTTTTCCAGCATCGCCAAGGCCGCGAAAAACCCTGATGATCTCAAGGGTTTCGGCGAGTTCGTCCAGGACGAGTGCACCTATCCGAACGGCACCCATATCTGCGAGGTCGAGATCGACCCCGACACCGGCACGACCGACATCGTGCGTTATACGATCGTCGACGATTTCGGTGTTACCGTGAATCCGATCCTGCTCGCCGGCCAGGTCCATGGCGGCGTCGTGCAAGGCATCGGCCAGGCGCTGACCGAGGAAACCATCTATGGCGAGGACGGACAGTTGCTGACGGCGAGCTTCATGGACTACGCCATGCCGCGCGCCGACAATTTTCCGTTCTTCTATTTCGAGACCCGCAACGTGCCGTCGACCACCAATGCGCTGGGCATCAAGGGCGCGGGCGAGGCCGGCACGATCGGTTCGACGCCGGCCGCGCTCAACGCGGTGACCGACGCGCTGTGGCGTGCGTACGGCATCCGGCATATCGAGATGCCGGCGACGCCGGCGCGTATCTGGGCCGCGATCAGGGGTGCATCGCCAACGTGA
- the pepN gene encoding aminopeptidase N, with translation MRTDTGQVFKLEDYRPNDYLIPQTNLTFRLAPEATIVTATLTLERRDGVSAAAPLVLDGDGLILKRIEINGKLARPADLLVTPDQLTILKPPATRRFHLLIETELAPAGNEALMGLYRSNNVYCTQCEAEGFRRITYFLDRPDILSVYTVRIEALRDEAALLLSNGNPVDKGDLGDGWHYAEWHDPFPKPSYLFALVAGNLGQVADSFVTTSGREVELGIYVEPGKEKLAGYAMDALKRSMRWDEEAFGREYDLDVFNIVAVSDFNMGAMENKGLNIFNDKYVLADQETATDADFANIEAIIAHEYFHNWTGNRITCRDWFQLCLKEGLTVFRDHEFSADQRSRAVKRIAEVRTLRAHQFPEDQGPLAHPVRPRRYREINNFYTATVYEKGSEVVRMIRTILGTEAFRAGMDLYFERHDGEAATIEDFIKVFEDASGRDLSQFALWYHQAGTPNLTISTTHNPAAREFTLEIEQSVPPTPSESRKRLMHIPLAFGLIGAGGKPVAYSGVEGASVEDGVIHVRKRRHMVRFSGVAERPAVSLNRGFSAPVTLSVEQKADDQFFLARHDSDAFSRWQAFNTLLTDALIAAFREILGGKQPDFTPRLTELAGRIAANEALEPAYRALALSLPGDADIARDIGKNIDPDAIHTARQALALAIARANREPFAQLYDRLADTAAFSPDATSAGRRALRNVLLDYLSLLPGGAALAAGHFQSATNMTDRAAALAVLAHRHHGSPETNKALAAFEKTYASDPLVMDKWFQIQASVPGPQAVDTVRALTAHAGFSMANPNRVRSLIGTFSSANQTGFHRPDGEGYRFFAQTVLEVEKRNPQVAARLATALRSWRSLEPGRQAKAREALLSIANAENLSADLRDIVERTLA, from the coding sequence ATGCGCACGGACACCGGCCAGGTCTTCAAGCTCGAAGACTATCGCCCCAACGACTATCTCATTCCGCAGACCAACCTCACCTTCCGCCTTGCGCCCGAGGCCACGATCGTCACCGCAACGCTGACGCTCGAACGTCGTGACGGCGTGTCCGCGGCGGCGCCATTGGTGCTCGACGGCGACGGGCTGATCCTCAAGCGCATCGAGATCAACGGCAAGCTGGCAAGACCGGCGGACCTGCTGGTGACACCTGACCAACTCACCATTCTCAAACCGCCGGCCACGCGCCGCTTCCATCTGCTCATCGAAACCGAACTGGCGCCGGCTGGCAACGAAGCCCTGATGGGTCTCTATCGCTCGAACAACGTCTATTGCACGCAATGCGAGGCCGAGGGCTTCCGCCGCATCACCTACTTCCTGGATCGGCCCGATATCCTGTCCGTCTACACCGTGCGGATCGAGGCTCTGCGCGACGAGGCAGCACTGCTCCTTTCCAACGGCAATCCGGTCGACAAGGGCGATCTCGGCGACGGCTGGCACTATGCCGAATGGCACGACCCCTTCCCCAAGCCGTCCTATCTGTTCGCGCTGGTGGCCGGCAATCTCGGCCAGGTCGCCGACAGTTTTGTCACCACGTCCGGTCGAGAGGTCGAACTCGGCATCTATGTCGAGCCCGGCAAGGAGAAGCTCGCCGGCTACGCGATGGACGCGCTGAAGCGGTCGATGCGATGGGACGAGGAGGCATTCGGTCGCGAATACGACCTCGACGTCTTCAACATCGTCGCCGTGTCCGACTTCAACATGGGCGCGATGGAGAACAAGGGCCTCAACATCTTCAACGACAAATATGTGCTGGCCGATCAGGAGACCGCGACGGACGCCGATTTCGCCAATATCGAGGCGATCATCGCGCATGAATATTTCCACAATTGGACAGGCAACAGAATCACTTGCCGAGACTGGTTCCAGCTTTGCCTGAAGGAAGGGCTGACGGTTTTCCGCGACCACGAATTCTCCGCCGACCAGCGCTCGCGCGCGGTCAAGCGCATCGCCGAAGTGCGCACGCTGCGCGCCCACCAGTTTCCCGAGGACCAGGGTCCGCTGGCGCATCCGGTGCGGCCGCGCCGCTACCGCGAGATCAACAATTTCTACACGGCGACCGTTTACGAAAAGGGGTCCGAAGTGGTGCGCATGATCCGCACCATCCTCGGGACGGAAGCCTTTCGCGCCGGCATGGACCTCTATTTCGAGCGGCATGACGGCGAAGCGGCCACGATCGAGGATTTCATCAAGGTGTTCGAGGATGCGTCGGGCCGCGACCTGTCGCAGTTCGCGCTCTGGTACCATCAGGCGGGCACGCCCAATCTGACGATCAGTACGACGCACAATCCGGCCGCGCGGGAGTTCACGCTCGAGATCGAGCAGTCGGTGCCGCCCACACCCTCCGAAAGCCGCAAGCGGCTGATGCATATACCGCTCGCCTTTGGCCTGATCGGCGCTGGCGGCAAGCCTGTGGCGTATAGCGGAGTCGAGGGCGCCAGCGTCGAGGATGGCGTCATCCATGTCCGCAAGCGCCGCCACATGGTGCGCTTTTCAGGCGTTGCCGAACGTCCGGCCGTGTCGCTCAACCGCGGCTTTTCGGCGCCGGTGACGCTGTCTGTCGAGCAGAAGGCCGACGATCAGTTCTTCCTTGCACGCCATGACAGTGACGCCTTCTCGCGCTGGCAAGCCTTCAATACGCTCCTCACCGATGCGCTGATCGCCGCTTTCCGCGAGATCCTTGGCGGCAAGCAGCCCGACTTCACGCCCCGGCTGACCGAGCTTGCCGGCCGCATCGCCGCCAACGAGGCACTTGAGCCCGCCTACCGGGCGCTGGCGCTGTCGCTGCCTGGCGATGCCGACATCGCCCGCGACATCGGCAAGAACATCGATCCCGACGCCATCCACACGGCTCGACAGGCTCTTGCGCTGGCGATCGCCAGGGCGAACCGGGAACCCTTCGCGCAACTGTATGATCGCCTCGCGGACACGGCCGCGTTCAGCCCGGATGCGACAAGCGCCGGACGCCGCGCCCTGCGCAACGTCCTTTTGGACTATCTCTCGCTGCTGCCGGGCGGCGCGGCACTTGCCGCCGGACATTTCCAGTCCGCCACCAACATGACCGATCGGGCGGCCGCGCTTGCCGTGCTCGCGCATCGTCACCATGGTTCGCCGGAGACAAACAAAGCGCTGGCGGCTTTCGAAAAGACCTATGCGTCCGACCCGCTGGTCATGGACAAATGGTTCCAGATCCAGGCCAGCGTACCGGGGCCGCAGGCTGTCGACACAGTTCGCGCCCTGACTGCTCACGCAGGCTTCTCGATGGCAAACCCTAACCGGGTACGCTCGCTGATCGGCACTTTCTCCAGCGCAAACCAAACCGGCTTCCATCGCCCCGACGGCGAAGGCTACCGGTTCTTCGCGCAAACGGTGCTCGAGGTCGAAAAGCGCAATCCGCAAGTGGCGGCAAGGCTGGCGACGGCACTGAGGTCATGGCGTTCGCTCGAACCGGGCCGGCAGGCCAAGGCCAGGGAAGCCCTGCTTTCGATCGCCAATGCCGAAAACCTGTCGGCGGATCTGCGCGATATTGTCGAGCGCACGCTGGCCTAG
- a CDS encoding DMT family transporter, giving the protein MTSGAGAEPGTTGGHGTLRGIALKIVSVAVFVGMQTCIKAAGDVPAGQIVFFRSFFAIFPIIAFLALKGHLATAFVTKRPFNHVARGVVGVGAMGLGFFALTRLPLPEAITLNYAQPLLVVVFSSVFLGETIRVYRWSAVAVGLIGVLIISWPELTLLNSDEALDDQEVLGVMAALVAAAISAVAMLLVRNLVQTEKTATIVLWFSSTASVLSLLTLPFGWQSLTPAQAALLIMAGFCGGLGQILMTSAYRHAEASVVAPFEYTSMILGVVVGYFVFGDVTSLSTLVGGLIVIAAGIFIIWRERQLGLERKRTRKATLPQG; this is encoded by the coding sequence GTGACATCAGGGGCGGGGGCGGAACCAGGAACGACGGGCGGCCACGGTACGCTGAGGGGCATCGCGCTCAAGATCGTCTCGGTGGCGGTTTTTGTCGGCATGCAAACCTGTATCAAGGCGGCCGGCGACGTGCCGGCCGGGCAGATCGTGTTCTTCCGCTCCTTCTTCGCCATCTTCCCGATCATTGCCTTCTTGGCATTGAAAGGGCATCTGGCGACGGCATTCGTCACCAAACGTCCCTTCAACCACGTCGCGCGCGGCGTCGTCGGCGTCGGTGCCATGGGACTTGGCTTTTTCGCGCTCACCCGGTTGCCGCTGCCGGAGGCGATCACCCTGAACTATGCGCAGCCGCTGCTGGTCGTGGTGTTCTCTTCGGTCTTCCTCGGCGAGACTATCCGTGTCTATCGCTGGAGCGCTGTCGCCGTCGGCCTCATTGGCGTGCTCATCATCTCCTGGCCGGAACTGACCCTGCTCAATTCGGATGAAGCGCTCGACGACCAGGAGGTCCTGGGCGTCATGGCCGCGCTGGTGGCCGCGGCCATCTCGGCTGTCGCCATGCTGCTTGTGCGCAATCTCGTGCAGACGGAGAAGACGGCGACCATCGTTTTGTGGTTCTCGTCGACCGCGAGCGTGCTCTCGCTGCTGACGCTGCCTTTCGGCTGGCAATCGCTGACGCCAGCGCAAGCCGCGCTTCTCATCATGGCCGGCTTCTGCGGCGGCCTCGGCCAGATCCTGATGACCTCGGCCTATCGCCATGCCGAGGCGTCGGTGGTGGCACCGTTCGAATACACCTCGATGATCCTCGGCGTCGTCGTCGGCTACTTCGTTTTCGGCGACGTGACCTCGCTCAGCACGCTGGTCGGCGGCCTGATTGTTATCGCGGCCGGCATCTTCATCATCTGGCGCGAACGGCAACTGGGCCTGGAACGCAAGCGAACGCGCAAGGCGACTTTGCCTCAGGGCTGA
- a CDS encoding helix-turn-helix domain-containing protein, with translation MTSAQTSAGSLIREWRTRRRMSQLDLAMEAEISQRHLSFVESGRAAPSRDMVLHLAEQLSIPLRQRNQLLLAAGFAPSFGERPLTDTTLAPAMAAVETVLKAHEPFPALAVDRHWNLVSANAAIAPFLVDVSEASLLAPPVNVLRLSLHPGGIAPRIVNLQEWRTHLLERLKHQNDATGDPVLVELERELRGYPSGLKGGRPAPVEPNAIVHPLRLAHDGQVLSFISTITVFGTPLDVTLSELAIESFFPADEQTRAVLVRLAKERAERS, from the coding sequence ATGACATCAGCCCAAACCTCCGCCGGCAGTCTCATCCGCGAATGGCGCACGCGACGTCGCATGAGCCAACTCGACCTCGCCATGGAGGCCGAGATTTCGCAGCGGCACCTGAGTTTTGTCGAGAGCGGACGCGCCGCGCCCTCGCGCGATATGGTGCTGCACCTGGCCGAGCAGCTTTCGATCCCGCTGCGGCAACGCAATCAATTGCTGCTGGCCGCGGGCTTTGCGCCGAGCTTCGGCGAACGGCCGCTCACCGACACGACGCTGGCGCCGGCGATGGCGGCGGTCGAGACCGTGCTCAAAGCGCATGAACCGTTTCCGGCACTGGCCGTCGACCGGCACTGGAACCTGGTTTCGGCCAATGCCGCGATCGCTCCGTTCCTTGTCGATGTCAGCGAGGCTTCGCTGCTGGCGCCACCGGTCAATGTGCTTCGCCTTTCCCTGCACCCGGGCGGCATCGCACCGCGCATCGTAAACCTCCAGGAATGGCGCACGCATCTGCTGGAGCGTCTCAAGCACCAGAACGATGCGACCGGCGACCCGGTGCTGGTCGAACTGGAGCGCGAGTTGCGCGGCTACCCTTCCGGCCTCAAAGGCGGTCGGCCGGCACCCGTCGAGCCGAACGCCATCGTGCATCCGCTCAGGCTTGCCCATGACGGTCAGGTGCTGTCGTTCATCAGCACCATCACCGTGTTCGGCACACCGCTCGACGTGACCTTGTCGGAACTGGCGATCGAATCCTTCTTCCCGGCGGATGAGCAGACAAGGGCCGTGCTGGTGCGGCTGGCCAAGGAGCGCGCCGAACGGTCCTGA
- a CDS encoding PAS domain-containing sensor histidine kinase, translating to MAKADAWGAPGGMAFARRETRGDGLAGNTRLIAEPAYKRLLAAEPLLRRSIPALIIIFLLVIAALRMLSLMNERDDVERDAKAILTLAAGQLASSLATTSDTLPGAIQDLLETTSRQGAMGRSHVLVITDTAFKITAVTPRSVPWQGHSLDGLVQGGQPLFMFGDRAGVMEVNIGGQDWYAAVSVAKDRKGAAAALVPQEAVFDTWRKTVSLNVTLFVLTAGVLIIILYAYFGQASRAQSADRIYLEAHQRIDMALVRGRCGLWDWDMVRGKMYWSRSMYDMLGYEPCETMLSFGEVDEIIHPEDGDLFELANRIVAREIDHIDQVFRMRHADGQWVWMRARAQVMDPEAPEIQLIGIAVDVTEQRHLALRSEAADLRLRTAIENINESFVLWDSTQRLIMCNSKYQQDNGLSDRDVMPGVTRASLEERMLAFASERRLANTNGPQGGATFERQLSDGRWLQVNELKTRDGGIVSVGSDITQIKLHQEKLVDSERRLMATIHDLSLARRAEEERSRELVDLNRKYMKETERAEAANRAKSEFLANMSHELRTPLNAIIGFSELMEQGLFGPLGSERYEEYATDINSSGKYLLGVINDILDMSKIEAGQFSLDQEQIDLGPLISETVRVVSLQAAQKAITVETRIADALTLFADRRAIKQIVINLLSNAVKFTGQGGHISVRARNTSGALVLTIEDNGCGIPKEALGKLGRPFEQVQNQFSKNHAGSGLGLAISRSLAELQGGALKIRSTEGVGTIVSVRIPVKKAPAAVKAAA from the coding sequence ATGGCGAAGGCGGACGCGTGGGGCGCGCCCGGTGGGATGGCTTTTGCGCGTCGCGAGACGCGCGGCGACGGCCTTGCCGGGAATACGCGGCTCATCGCCGAACCGGCCTACAAGCGGCTTCTGGCCGCCGAACCGCTGCTGCGCCGGTCGATACCGGCCCTCATCATCATCTTCCTGCTCGTCATCGCGGCGCTGCGCATGCTGTCGCTGATGAACGAGCGCGACGACGTCGAGCGTGATGCCAAGGCGATCCTGACACTGGCGGCGGGTCAGCTGGCCAGTTCGCTTGCCACCACCTCGGACACCCTGCCCGGCGCCATCCAGGACTTGCTGGAGACCACCAGCCGTCAGGGCGCAATGGGCCGCAGCCATGTGCTCGTCATCACCGACACCGCCTTCAAGATCACCGCGGTGACACCGCGCTCGGTCCCCTGGCAAGGGCATTCGCTCGACGGCCTCGTCCAAGGCGGCCAGCCCCTGTTCATGTTCGGCGACCGCGCCGGCGTCATGGAGGTCAATATCGGCGGCCAGGACTGGTATGCCGCGGTCAGCGTCGCCAAGGACCGGAAGGGAGCAGCGGCGGCTCTGGTGCCGCAGGAAGCGGTCTTCGACACATGGCGCAAGACCGTCTCGCTCAACGTCACCCTGTTCGTGCTGACGGCCGGCGTACTGATCATCATCCTCTATGCCTATTTCGGGCAGGCGTCGCGCGCGCAGTCCGCCGACCGCATCTACCTCGAAGCGCACCAGCGCATCGACATGGCGCTGGTGCGCGGCCGCTGCGGCCTGTGGGACTGGGACATGGTGCGCGGCAAGATGTACTGGTCGCGCTCGATGTACGACATGCTGGGCTACGAGCCGTGCGAGACGATGCTGTCCTTCGGAGAGGTCGACGAGATCATCCATCCCGAGGACGGCGACCTGTTCGAACTCGCCAACAGAATTGTCGCCCGCGAGATCGACCACATCGACCAGGTGTTCCGGATGCGGCATGCCGATGGCCAATGGGTGTGGATGCGCGCTCGCGCACAGGTCATGGATCCGGAAGCACCGGAAATCCAGCTGATCGGCATTGCCGTCGACGTCACCGAGCAGCGCCATCTGGCACTGCGGTCCGAGGCGGCCGACCTTCGCCTCAGGACCGCGATCGAGAACATCAACGAATCCTTCGTGCTGTGGGATTCGACGCAGCGGCTGATCATGTGCAACTCCAAGTACCAGCAGGACAACGGGCTCTCGGATCGCGACGTAATGCCAGGCGTGACGCGCGCTTCCCTGGAAGAGCGGATGCTGGCTTTTGCTTCCGAGCGCAGGCTCGCCAACACCAATGGTCCACAAGGCGGCGCCACTTTCGAGCGGCAGTTGTCAGACGGCCGCTGGCTGCAGGTCAACGAACTCAAGACCAGGGATGGCGGCATCGTCTCTGTCGGCTCCGACATCACCCAGATCAAGCTGCATCAGGAGAAGCTGGTCGACAGCGAACGCCGGCTGATGGCGACGATCCATGATCTCAGCCTCGCCCGCCGGGCCGAGGAGGAACGGTCTCGTGAACTGGTCGACCTCAACCGCAAATACATGAAGGAAACCGAGCGCGCCGAAGCGGCGAACCGGGCCAAATCCGAATTCCTGGCCAACATGTCGCATGAATTGCGTACACCGCTGAACGCCATCATCGGCTTCTCCGAATTGATGGAACAGGGGCTGTTCGGCCCGCTGGGGTCGGAGCGCTACGAAGAGTACGCCACCGACATCAACAGCAGCGGCAAATATCTGCTCGGCGTCATCAACGATATTCTCGACATGTCCAAGATCGAAGCCGGCCAGTTCTCGCTGGACCAGGAACAGATCGACCTCGGCCCGTTGATCAGCGAGACGGTGCGCGTCGTCTCGCTGCAGGCCGCGCAAAAGGCGATCACCGTGGAAACACGCATCGCCGACGCGCTGACCTTGTTCGCCGACCGCCGCGCGATCAAGCAGATCGTCATCAACCTCCTGTCCAACGCGGTGAAGTTCACCGGCCAGGGCGGCCACATATCGGTCAGGGCCCGCAACACATCGGGAGCCCTGGTGCTGACCATCGAGGACAATGGCTGCGGCATCCCGAAGGAGGCGCTCGGCAAGCTCGGGCGGCCCTTCGAACAGGTGCAGAACCAGTTTTCCAAGAACCATGCCGGATCAGGCCTTGGCCTCGCCATCTCGCGCTCGCTGGCCGAGCTCCAGGGCGGCGCGCTGAAGATCCGTTCGACCGAAGGTGTCGGCACGATTGTGTCGGTGCGCATTCCGGTGAAGAAGGCGCCGGCGGCGGTGAAAGCCGCGGCTTGA